Proteins encoded together in one Passer domesticus isolate bPasDom1 chromosome 6, bPasDom1.hap1, whole genome shotgun sequence window:
- the SLC35F4 gene encoding solute carrier family 35 member F4 isoform X2, translating into MKKHSARVAPLPSYNVSELNLPVPDGASRSSVIQCKPGGNCPSRHRGMTRQLSPLSVAEDSAAPILELQNRSPSGICRHSRVERQSRSGEEGTQTHTESSSQEAEGQTRCQSCTSTFLKLIWRFLIILSVSSSWVGTTQFVKITFETFDCPFFMTWFSTNWNIMIFPIYYSGHLATAQEKQSPIKKFRECSRIFGEDGLTLKLFLKRTAPFSILWTLTNYLYLLALKKLTATDVSALFCCNKAFVFLLSWIVLKDRFMGARIVAAIMAITGIVMMAYADGFQGDSIIGVAYAVGSASTSALYKVLFKMFLGSANFGEAAHFVSTLGFFNFIFISITPIILYFTKVEYWYPFSAVPWGYLCGVAGLWLAFNILVNVGVVLTYPILISIGTVLSVPGNAAVDLLKHKMIFSVVRLGATIIICIGFLLMLLPEEWDEITLRFINSLKEKKSEDHSEDITESSVHTRSRSRANGAVSIPLA; encoded by the exons GTGCCTCACGATCATCTGTCATCCAATGCAAGCCAGGAGGCAACTGCCCCAGCAGACACAGAGGCATGACTAGGCAGCTCTCCCCTCTATCTGTTGCTGAAGATTCTGCTGCTCCCATTCTTGAGCTGCAGAATCGAAGTCCCTCGGGAATCTGTCGGCACAGCAGAGTCGAGAGGCAGAGCAGATCAG gagAAGAAGGAACACAAACgcacacagagagcagcagccaagAAGCTGAAGGACAGACACGATGCCAGTCTTGCACATCCACGTTTCTCAAGCTAATCTGGAGATTCCTGATCATTTTGTCCGTCTCTTCCTCCTGGGTTGGGACCACGCAGTTTGTCAAAATCACTTTTGAGACCTTTGACTGTCCCTTTTTCATGACTTGGTTCTCAACAAACTGGAACATTAtgatttttcccatttattattccgggcaccttgcaactgcaCAGGAAAAGCAGTCTCCAATCAAAAAATTCAG GGAATGCAGTCGGATTTTTGGTGAAGATGGTCTGACGCTGAAACTCTTTCTTAAAAGGACTGCTCCCTTTTCTATTCTGTGGACTTTGACTAACTACCTGTATTTACTGGCTTTAAAGAAGCTCACAGCCACAGACGTCTCTGCCCTGTTCTGTTGTAACAAAGCTTTTGTCTTCTTGCTTTCTTGGATTGTGCTCAAAGACAGGTTCATGGGAGCAAGG ATAGTGGCAGCAATCATGGCAATCACAGGAATTGTAATGATGGCATATGCAGATGGTTTCCAGGGTGACTCAATTATCGGGGTGGCCTACGCCGTGGGATCAGCCTCCACCTCTGCACTCTATAAG gtTTTGTTCAAAATGTTTCTTGGGAGTGCAAACTTCGGGGAAGCAGCTCATTTCGTGTCCACCCTGGGCTTCTTCAACTTCATCTTCATCTCCATCACCCCCATCATCCTCTACTTCACAAAGGTGGAGTACTGGTACCCCTTCTCTGCTGTGCCGTGGGGTTACCTGTGTGGAGTAGCTGGCCTCTGGTTAG CTTTCAACATCCTGGTTAACGTTGGGGTGGTGCTGACCTACCCCATCCTGATCTCCATTGGCACTGTGCTCAGCGTCCCTGGAAATGCAG ccGTGGACCTGCTGAAGCACAAAATGATCTTCAGCGTGGTGCGGCTGGGGGCCACCATCATCATCTGCATCGGGTTCCTGCTGATGCTGCTGCCCGAGGAGTGGGACGAGATCACCCTGAGGTTCATCAACAGCCTGAAGGAGAAGAAGAGCGAGGATCACTCCGAGGACATCACGGAGTCCAGCGTGCACacgaggagcaggagcagagccaacGGGGCCGTGTCCATCCCGCTGGCGTAG
- the SLC35F4 gene encoding solute carrier family 35 member F4 isoform X3 — MTRQLSPLSVAEDSAAPILELQNRSPSGICRHSRVERQSRSGEEGTQTHTESSSQEAEGQTRCQSCTSTFLKLIWRFLIILSVSSSWVGTTQFVKITFETFDCPFFMTWFSTNWNIMIFPIYYSGHLATAQEKQSPIKKFRECSRIFGEDGLTLKLFLKRTAPFSILWTLTNYLYLLALKKLTATDVSALFCCNKAFVFLLSWIVLKDRFMGARIVAAIMAITGIVMMAYADGFQGDSIIGVAYAVGSASTSALYKVLFKMFLGSANFGEAAHFVSTLGFFNFIFISITPIILYFTKVEYWYPFSAVPWGYLCGVAGLWLAFNILVNVGVVLTYPILISIGTVLSVPGNAAVDLLKHKMIFSVVRLGATIIICIGFLLMLLPEEWDEITLRFINSLKEKKSEDHSEDITESSVHTRSRSRANGAVSIPLA, encoded by the exons ATGACTAGGCAGCTCTCCCCTCTATCTGTTGCTGAAGATTCTGCTGCTCCCATTCTTGAGCTGCAGAATCGAAGTCCCTCGGGAATCTGTCGGCACAGCAGAGTCGAGAGGCAGAGCAGATCAG gagAAGAAGGAACACAAACgcacacagagagcagcagccaagAAGCTGAAGGACAGACACGATGCCAGTCTTGCACATCCACGTTTCTCAAGCTAATCTGGAGATTCCTGATCATTTTGTCCGTCTCTTCCTCCTGGGTTGGGACCACGCAGTTTGTCAAAATCACTTTTGAGACCTTTGACTGTCCCTTTTTCATGACTTGGTTCTCAACAAACTGGAACATTAtgatttttcccatttattattccgggcaccttgcaactgcaCAGGAAAAGCAGTCTCCAATCAAAAAATTCAG GGAATGCAGTCGGATTTTTGGTGAAGATGGTCTGACGCTGAAACTCTTTCTTAAAAGGACTGCTCCCTTTTCTATTCTGTGGACTTTGACTAACTACCTGTATTTACTGGCTTTAAAGAAGCTCACAGCCACAGACGTCTCTGCCCTGTTCTGTTGTAACAAAGCTTTTGTCTTCTTGCTTTCTTGGATTGTGCTCAAAGACAGGTTCATGGGAGCAAGG ATAGTGGCAGCAATCATGGCAATCACAGGAATTGTAATGATGGCATATGCAGATGGTTTCCAGGGTGACTCAATTATCGGGGTGGCCTACGCCGTGGGATCAGCCTCCACCTCTGCACTCTATAAG gtTTTGTTCAAAATGTTTCTTGGGAGTGCAAACTTCGGGGAAGCAGCTCATTTCGTGTCCACCCTGGGCTTCTTCAACTTCATCTTCATCTCCATCACCCCCATCATCCTCTACTTCACAAAGGTGGAGTACTGGTACCCCTTCTCTGCTGTGCCGTGGGGTTACCTGTGTGGAGTAGCTGGCCTCTGGTTAG CTTTCAACATCCTGGTTAACGTTGGGGTGGTGCTGACCTACCCCATCCTGATCTCCATTGGCACTGTGCTCAGCGTCCCTGGAAATGCAG ccGTGGACCTGCTGAAGCACAAAATGATCTTCAGCGTGGTGCGGCTGGGGGCCACCATCATCATCTGCATCGGGTTCCTGCTGATGCTGCTGCCCGAGGAGTGGGACGAGATCACCCTGAGGTTCATCAACAGCCTGAAGGAGAAGAAGAGCGAGGATCACTCCGAGGACATCACGGAGTCCAGCGTGCACacgaggagcaggagcagagccaacGGGGCCGTGTCCATCCCGCTGGCGTAG
- the SLC35F4 gene encoding solute carrier family 35 member F4 isoform X6, whose amino-acid sequence MGARIVAAIMAITGIVMMAYADGFQGDSIIGVAYAVGSASTSALYKVLFKMFLGSANFGEAAHFVSTLGFFNFIFISITPIILYFTKVEYWYPFSAVPWGYLCGVAGLWLAFNILVNVGVVLTYPILISIGTVLSVPGNAAVDLLKHKMIFSVVRLGATIIICIGFLLMLLPEEWDEITLRFINSLKEKKSEDHSEDITESSVHTRSRSRANGAVSIPLA is encoded by the exons ATGGGAGCAAGG ATAGTGGCAGCAATCATGGCAATCACAGGAATTGTAATGATGGCATATGCAGATGGTTTCCAGGGTGACTCAATTATCGGGGTGGCCTACGCCGTGGGATCAGCCTCCACCTCTGCACTCTATAAG gtTTTGTTCAAAATGTTTCTTGGGAGTGCAAACTTCGGGGAAGCAGCTCATTTCGTGTCCACCCTGGGCTTCTTCAACTTCATCTTCATCTCCATCACCCCCATCATCCTCTACTTCACAAAGGTGGAGTACTGGTACCCCTTCTCTGCTGTGCCGTGGGGTTACCTGTGTGGAGTAGCTGGCCTCTGGTTAG CTTTCAACATCCTGGTTAACGTTGGGGTGGTGCTGACCTACCCCATCCTGATCTCCATTGGCACTGTGCTCAGCGTCCCTGGAAATGCAG ccGTGGACCTGCTGAAGCACAAAATGATCTTCAGCGTGGTGCGGCTGGGGGCCACCATCATCATCTGCATCGGGTTCCTGCTGATGCTGCTGCCCGAGGAGTGGGACGAGATCACCCTGAGGTTCATCAACAGCCTGAAGGAGAAGAAGAGCGAGGATCACTCCGAGGACATCACGGAGTCCAGCGTGCACacgaggagcaggagcagagccaacGGGGCCGTGTCCATCCCGCTGGCGTAG
- the SLC35F4 gene encoding solute carrier family 35 member F4 isoform X5 translates to MKKHSARVAPLPSYNVSELNLPVPDGEEGTQTHTESSSQEAEGQTRCQSCTSTFLKLIWRFLIILSVSSSWVGTTQFVKITFETFDCPFFMTWFSTNWNIMIFPIYYSGHLATAQEKQSPIKKFRECSRIFGEDGLTLKLFLKRTAPFSILWTLTNYLYLLALKKLTATDVSALFCCNKAFVFLLSWIVLKDRFMGARIVAAIMAITGIVMMAYADGFQGDSIIGVAYAVGSASTSALYKVLFKMFLGSANFGEAAHFVSTLGFFNFIFISITPIILYFTKVEYWYPFSAVPWGYLCGVAGLWLAFNILVNVGVVLTYPILISIGTVLSVPGNAAVDLLKHKMIFSVVRLGATIIICIGFLLMLLPEEWDEITLRFINSLKEKKSEDHSEDITESSVHTRSRSRANGAVSIPLA, encoded by the exons gagAAGAAGGAACACAAACgcacacagagagcagcagccaagAAGCTGAAGGACAGACACGATGCCAGTCTTGCACATCCACGTTTCTCAAGCTAATCTGGAGATTCCTGATCATTTTGTCCGTCTCTTCCTCCTGGGTTGGGACCACGCAGTTTGTCAAAATCACTTTTGAGACCTTTGACTGTCCCTTTTTCATGACTTGGTTCTCAACAAACTGGAACATTAtgatttttcccatttattattccgggcaccttgcaactgcaCAGGAAAAGCAGTCTCCAATCAAAAAATTCAG GGAATGCAGTCGGATTTTTGGTGAAGATGGTCTGACGCTGAAACTCTTTCTTAAAAGGACTGCTCCCTTTTCTATTCTGTGGACTTTGACTAACTACCTGTATTTACTGGCTTTAAAGAAGCTCACAGCCACAGACGTCTCTGCCCTGTTCTGTTGTAACAAAGCTTTTGTCTTCTTGCTTTCTTGGATTGTGCTCAAAGACAGGTTCATGGGAGCAAGG ATAGTGGCAGCAATCATGGCAATCACAGGAATTGTAATGATGGCATATGCAGATGGTTTCCAGGGTGACTCAATTATCGGGGTGGCCTACGCCGTGGGATCAGCCTCCACCTCTGCACTCTATAAG gtTTTGTTCAAAATGTTTCTTGGGAGTGCAAACTTCGGGGAAGCAGCTCATTTCGTGTCCACCCTGGGCTTCTTCAACTTCATCTTCATCTCCATCACCCCCATCATCCTCTACTTCACAAAGGTGGAGTACTGGTACCCCTTCTCTGCTGTGCCGTGGGGTTACCTGTGTGGAGTAGCTGGCCTCTGGTTAG CTTTCAACATCCTGGTTAACGTTGGGGTGGTGCTGACCTACCCCATCCTGATCTCCATTGGCACTGTGCTCAGCGTCCCTGGAAATGCAG ccGTGGACCTGCTGAAGCACAAAATGATCTTCAGCGTGGTGCGGCTGGGGGCCACCATCATCATCTGCATCGGGTTCCTGCTGATGCTGCTGCCCGAGGAGTGGGACGAGATCACCCTGAGGTTCATCAACAGCCTGAAGGAGAAGAAGAGCGAGGATCACTCCGAGGACATCACGGAGTCCAGCGTGCACacgaggagcaggagcagagccaacGGGGCCGTGTCCATCCCGCTGGCGTAG
- the SLC35F4 gene encoding solute carrier family 35 member F4 isoform X7 — translation MAITGIVMMAYADGFQGDSIIGVAYAVGSASTSALYKVLFKMFLGSANFGEAAHFVSTLGFFNFIFISITPIILYFTKVEYWYPFSAVPWGYLCGVAGLWLAFNILVNVGVVLTYPILISIGTVLSVPGNAAVDLLKHKMIFSVVRLGATIIICIGFLLMLLPEEWDEITLRFINSLKEKKSEDHSEDITESSVHTRSRSRANGAVSIPLA, via the exons ATGGCAATCACAGGAATTGTAATGATGGCATATGCAGATGGTTTCCAGGGTGACTCAATTATCGGGGTGGCCTACGCCGTGGGATCAGCCTCCACCTCTGCACTCTATAAG gtTTTGTTCAAAATGTTTCTTGGGAGTGCAAACTTCGGGGAAGCAGCTCATTTCGTGTCCACCCTGGGCTTCTTCAACTTCATCTTCATCTCCATCACCCCCATCATCCTCTACTTCACAAAGGTGGAGTACTGGTACCCCTTCTCTGCTGTGCCGTGGGGTTACCTGTGTGGAGTAGCTGGCCTCTGGTTAG CTTTCAACATCCTGGTTAACGTTGGGGTGGTGCTGACCTACCCCATCCTGATCTCCATTGGCACTGTGCTCAGCGTCCCTGGAAATGCAG ccGTGGACCTGCTGAAGCACAAAATGATCTTCAGCGTGGTGCGGCTGGGGGCCACCATCATCATCTGCATCGGGTTCCTGCTGATGCTGCTGCCCGAGGAGTGGGACGAGATCACCCTGAGGTTCATCAACAGCCTGAAGGAGAAGAAGAGCGAGGATCACTCCGAGGACATCACGGAGTCCAGCGTGCACacgaggagcaggagcagagccaacGGGGCCGTGTCCATCCCGCTGGCGTAG
- the SLC35F4 gene encoding solute carrier family 35 member F4 isoform X4, giving the protein MDGKAAPNGVATIEDRILRITGYYGYYPGYSSQKREEGTQTHTESSSQEAEGQTRCQSCTSTFLKLIWRFLIILSVSSSWVGTTQFVKITFETFDCPFFMTWFSTNWNIMIFPIYYSGHLATAQEKQSPIKKFRECSRIFGEDGLTLKLFLKRTAPFSILWTLTNYLYLLALKKLTATDVSALFCCNKAFVFLLSWIVLKDRFMGARIVAAIMAITGIVMMAYADGFQGDSIIGVAYAVGSASTSALYKVLFKMFLGSANFGEAAHFVSTLGFFNFIFISITPIILYFTKVEYWYPFSAVPWGYLCGVAGLWLAFNILVNVGVVLTYPILISIGTVLSVPGNAAVDLLKHKMIFSVVRLGATIIICIGFLLMLLPEEWDEITLRFINSLKEKKSEDHSEDITESSVHTRSRSRANGAVSIPLA; this is encoded by the exons gagAAGAAGGAACACAAACgcacacagagagcagcagccaagAAGCTGAAGGACAGACACGATGCCAGTCTTGCACATCCACGTTTCTCAAGCTAATCTGGAGATTCCTGATCATTTTGTCCGTCTCTTCCTCCTGGGTTGGGACCACGCAGTTTGTCAAAATCACTTTTGAGACCTTTGACTGTCCCTTTTTCATGACTTGGTTCTCAACAAACTGGAACATTAtgatttttcccatttattattccgggcaccttgcaactgcaCAGGAAAAGCAGTCTCCAATCAAAAAATTCAG GGAATGCAGTCGGATTTTTGGTGAAGATGGTCTGACGCTGAAACTCTTTCTTAAAAGGACTGCTCCCTTTTCTATTCTGTGGACTTTGACTAACTACCTGTATTTACTGGCTTTAAAGAAGCTCACAGCCACAGACGTCTCTGCCCTGTTCTGTTGTAACAAAGCTTTTGTCTTCTTGCTTTCTTGGATTGTGCTCAAAGACAGGTTCATGGGAGCAAGG ATAGTGGCAGCAATCATGGCAATCACAGGAATTGTAATGATGGCATATGCAGATGGTTTCCAGGGTGACTCAATTATCGGGGTGGCCTACGCCGTGGGATCAGCCTCCACCTCTGCACTCTATAAG gtTTTGTTCAAAATGTTTCTTGGGAGTGCAAACTTCGGGGAAGCAGCTCATTTCGTGTCCACCCTGGGCTTCTTCAACTTCATCTTCATCTCCATCACCCCCATCATCCTCTACTTCACAAAGGTGGAGTACTGGTACCCCTTCTCTGCTGTGCCGTGGGGTTACCTGTGTGGAGTAGCTGGCCTCTGGTTAG CTTTCAACATCCTGGTTAACGTTGGGGTGGTGCTGACCTACCCCATCCTGATCTCCATTGGCACTGTGCTCAGCGTCCCTGGAAATGCAG ccGTGGACCTGCTGAAGCACAAAATGATCTTCAGCGTGGTGCGGCTGGGGGCCACCATCATCATCTGCATCGGGTTCCTGCTGATGCTGCTGCCCGAGGAGTGGGACGAGATCACCCTGAGGTTCATCAACAGCCTGAAGGAGAAGAAGAGCGAGGATCACTCCGAGGACATCACGGAGTCCAGCGTGCACacgaggagcaggagcagagccaacGGGGCCGTGTCCATCCCGCTGGCGTAG
- the SLC35F4 gene encoding solute carrier family 35 member F4 isoform X1, which yields MDGKAAPNGVATIEDRILRITGYYGYYPGYSSQKSASRSSVIQCKPGGNCPSRHRGMTRQLSPLSVAEDSAAPILELQNRSPSGICRHSRVERQSRSGEEGTQTHTESSSQEAEGQTRCQSCTSTFLKLIWRFLIILSVSSSWVGTTQFVKITFETFDCPFFMTWFSTNWNIMIFPIYYSGHLATAQEKQSPIKKFRECSRIFGEDGLTLKLFLKRTAPFSILWTLTNYLYLLALKKLTATDVSALFCCNKAFVFLLSWIVLKDRFMGARIVAAIMAITGIVMMAYADGFQGDSIIGVAYAVGSASTSALYKVLFKMFLGSANFGEAAHFVSTLGFFNFIFISITPIILYFTKVEYWYPFSAVPWGYLCGVAGLWLAFNILVNVGVVLTYPILISIGTVLSVPGNAAVDLLKHKMIFSVVRLGATIIICIGFLLMLLPEEWDEITLRFINSLKEKKSEDHSEDITESSVHTRSRSRANGAVSIPLA from the exons GTGCCTCACGATCATCTGTCATCCAATGCAAGCCAGGAGGCAACTGCCCCAGCAGACACAGAGGCATGACTAGGCAGCTCTCCCCTCTATCTGTTGCTGAAGATTCTGCTGCTCCCATTCTTGAGCTGCAGAATCGAAGTCCCTCGGGAATCTGTCGGCACAGCAGAGTCGAGAGGCAGAGCAGATCAG gagAAGAAGGAACACAAACgcacacagagagcagcagccaagAAGCTGAAGGACAGACACGATGCCAGTCTTGCACATCCACGTTTCTCAAGCTAATCTGGAGATTCCTGATCATTTTGTCCGTCTCTTCCTCCTGGGTTGGGACCACGCAGTTTGTCAAAATCACTTTTGAGACCTTTGACTGTCCCTTTTTCATGACTTGGTTCTCAACAAACTGGAACATTAtgatttttcccatttattattccgggcaccttgcaactgcaCAGGAAAAGCAGTCTCCAATCAAAAAATTCAG GGAATGCAGTCGGATTTTTGGTGAAGATGGTCTGACGCTGAAACTCTTTCTTAAAAGGACTGCTCCCTTTTCTATTCTGTGGACTTTGACTAACTACCTGTATTTACTGGCTTTAAAGAAGCTCACAGCCACAGACGTCTCTGCCCTGTTCTGTTGTAACAAAGCTTTTGTCTTCTTGCTTTCTTGGATTGTGCTCAAAGACAGGTTCATGGGAGCAAGG ATAGTGGCAGCAATCATGGCAATCACAGGAATTGTAATGATGGCATATGCAGATGGTTTCCAGGGTGACTCAATTATCGGGGTGGCCTACGCCGTGGGATCAGCCTCCACCTCTGCACTCTATAAG gtTTTGTTCAAAATGTTTCTTGGGAGTGCAAACTTCGGGGAAGCAGCTCATTTCGTGTCCACCCTGGGCTTCTTCAACTTCATCTTCATCTCCATCACCCCCATCATCCTCTACTTCACAAAGGTGGAGTACTGGTACCCCTTCTCTGCTGTGCCGTGGGGTTACCTGTGTGGAGTAGCTGGCCTCTGGTTAG CTTTCAACATCCTGGTTAACGTTGGGGTGGTGCTGACCTACCCCATCCTGATCTCCATTGGCACTGTGCTCAGCGTCCCTGGAAATGCAG ccGTGGACCTGCTGAAGCACAAAATGATCTTCAGCGTGGTGCGGCTGGGGGCCACCATCATCATCTGCATCGGGTTCCTGCTGATGCTGCTGCCCGAGGAGTGGGACGAGATCACCCTGAGGTTCATCAACAGCCTGAAGGAGAAGAAGAGCGAGGATCACTCCGAGGACATCACGGAGTCCAGCGTGCACacgaggagcaggagcagagccaacGGGGCCGTGTCCATCCCGCTGGCGTAG